Proteins from one Mucilaginibacter jinjuensis genomic window:
- a CDS encoding glycosyltransferase: MKNVLIVTDVDFWLKGAGHRTRIAALVDYLSANCNLSIVYAAPVGTYAVEALSRMQNISFFFLDEKKRLSLEESGMKFERFMKGKKFDSIIIEYIHNSFFLEYLTHETQLILDAHDIISDRSEAFRDFNYAGELFEISRDNEAKIMSYYDFVLLLTAYDIQRFNQLAITTTALLVPHPSKTVGNEIRREVKNIVFIASEYLPNVDGIKFFIENCWHKITTRFSVNLLIYGNVCRMLKAAPDQRIFLMGYVEDLKEAYHQADIIINPVRFGAGLKIKNIEALANGLPLLTSLHGSRGLDSGIGTAFLVADQPDEFIAAISDLINNYELRMKLGAQASLFIEDNFNEDRCFKPLLDVINGITAS; this comes from the coding sequence ATGAAAAACGTTTTAATAGTTACAGATGTAGATTTCTGGCTGAAGGGCGCAGGACACAGAACACGTATAGCGGCTTTAGTAGATTATCTCTCCGCCAACTGTAATTTAAGCATTGTTTATGCAGCGCCTGTTGGCACTTATGCAGTGGAAGCGTTATCCCGGATGCAAAACATCAGCTTCTTTTTTTTGGATGAAAAAAAGCGGCTGAGCCTTGAGGAATCTGGTATGAAATTCGAGCGGTTTATGAAAGGAAAGAAGTTCGATTCCATCATCATTGAATATATACACAATAGCTTTTTTTTAGAATATCTGACTCATGAAACACAGCTGATTTTAGATGCGCATGACATTATTAGTGATAGAAGCGAAGCATTTAGAGATTTTAATTACGCCGGGGAATTGTTTGAAATAAGCCGGGATAATGAGGCGAAAATTATGTCTTATTACGATTTTGTCTTATTGCTAACTGCTTATGATATTCAACGGTTTAACCAACTCGCTATCACAACAACAGCCTTACTGGTACCTCATCCTTCCAAAACTGTCGGCAATGAAATTCGGCGCGAGGTTAAAAATATTGTATTTATTGCAAGTGAATATCTCCCCAACGTGGATGGAATTAAATTCTTCATTGAAAATTGCTGGCACAAAATAACAACCCGGTTTTCGGTCAATTTGCTAATCTACGGTAACGTGTGCAGAATGCTCAAGGCCGCCCCGGACCAGCGCATTTTTTTAATGGGATACGTCGAAGATTTAAAAGAAGCCTATCATCAGGCTGATATCATCATTAATCCCGTGAGGTTTGGCGCCGGACTTAAAATAAAAAATATTGAGGCATTAGCGAATGGCTTACCCTTATTAACTTCCCTGCATGGGAGCAGGGGGTTGGATAGTGGAATTGGAACTGCTTTTTTGGTCGCCGACCAGCCGGATGAATTTATTGCAGCCATCTCTGATCTGATTAATAACTATGAGCTGCGTATGAAGTTAGGCGCCCAAGCTTCATTGTTTATTGAAGATAACTTCAACGAGGATAGATGCTTCAAACCATTGCTTGACGTTATAAACGGGATCACGGCATCCTAG
- a CDS encoding carboxypeptidase-like regulatory domain-containing protein — protein MRIKLFLLSISLLWLNSTKAQSPLPIDTVVNNLKTYSKFTKPEKVHLHFDKPFYAPGDTIWFEGYVVNALQNIPSDRSKILYVDLIAAGGSIQKSLQLPLNVGFAAGELAVDDNLPVGNYRIRAYTKWMLNWGPDYFFQKDISIISAVSSKGVALKSGSHRTQARPAGIQYDIQLFPESGNLVNGIQSAVAFKVVSDLGYGVSVKGTLVDQDNNEILNFKSRHAGMGSFTFMPVSGKSYTALVELPDGQKQKVLLPKAQPSGYVITSDNSNPDSLTITLFATPDLLNKQELILLPISNGVPLFVFRTKFPDKRINITAPRNKLPPGILQLTLFNAAGTPTAERLVFNNYVKKISLNTSDIRPSYTKREKTQLSLIATDYNGLPLIGSFSMSVTNEDQVLQNEEQEMSIFSDLLLKSDLKGFVETPNYYFVNPSPLKDRDLDILMLTQGWTRYAWTDITTGKFPAIQYQPDEDFTISGKVLGAKNQPVANAKVSLITEKLGGGIMDTVTDLGGGFSFKIPEQQIFNKFMLQVAQQKEQNSFIKLDTFHPLPAEPFKVPADSIRDAAQSMNTNSAAGGKSLFNKSTKLKEVIIKDYTHKNKLEDSHSANLNGAGNADIVLTSKDLENCIDLSCLTSLLPLRANVLSNLGTHTGNMLILLDGMAVSGDGQYTHWKRL, from the coding sequence ATGAGAATAAAATTATTTCTGCTATCAATAAGTTTACTATGGCTTAACTCTACTAAAGCACAGTCGCCATTGCCCATTGATACCGTCGTTAATAATTTAAAAACTTATAGTAAATTTACAAAGCCTGAAAAAGTACACCTCCATTTTGATAAGCCTTTCTACGCACCAGGTGACACGATCTGGTTCGAAGGCTATGTAGTAAATGCCCTTCAGAATATCCCTTCAGATCGCAGTAAAATTTTATATGTGGATCTGATAGCGGCCGGGGGTTCTATTCAAAAAAGCCTGCAATTACCGCTTAACGTTGGATTTGCCGCAGGAGAGCTGGCTGTAGATGATAATTTACCGGTTGGAAACTATCGTATCCGGGCTTATACTAAATGGATGCTCAATTGGGGGCCAGATTACTTTTTTCAAAAGGATATAAGCATTATCAGCGCTGTTAGCAGCAAGGGAGTGGCACTGAAATCCGGCTCCCATCGTACGCAAGCAAGGCCTGCCGGTATTCAATATGACATCCAACTTTTTCCGGAAAGCGGAAATCTGGTAAACGGAATACAATCCGCTGTCGCATTCAAAGTGGTTTCAGATTTAGGGTACGGCGTCAGTGTTAAAGGAACGCTTGTTGATCAGGATAACAATGAGATCCTGAATTTTAAAAGCCGGCACGCCGGTATGGGATCATTCACATTCATGCCGGTAAGCGGAAAAAGCTACACCGCGCTTGTGGAGCTTCCGGACGGGCAAAAACAAAAGGTGCTGCTTCCGAAAGCGCAGCCAAGCGGGTATGTTATCACATCTGATAACAGCAATCCCGATAGTTTAACCATAACATTATTTGCAACTCCAGATCTTTTAAATAAGCAGGAATTAATACTGTTGCCTATATCAAACGGTGTTCCTCTCTTTGTTTTCAGAACGAAGTTTCCGGACAAGCGTATTAATATTACCGCCCCCCGAAACAAGCTTCCTCCGGGAATATTACAGCTAACACTATTTAATGCTGCAGGCACACCCACAGCTGAGCGCCTGGTATTTAACAACTACGTGAAAAAAATCAGCCTAAATACGTCAGACATCAGGCCATCATATACCAAAAGAGAAAAAACACAGCTTTCTTTAATAGCAACAGACTACAACGGACTGCCCCTTATCGGCAGCTTTTCAATGTCCGTAACTAACGAGGATCAGGTATTGCAAAATGAGGAGCAAGAAATGAGTATATTTTCTGATTTATTGTTAAAATCTGATCTAAAAGGCTTTGTAGAAACCCCCAATTATTATTTTGTTAACCCCTCCCCCCTCAAAGACAGAGATCTGGATATATTAATGCTGACACAGGGCTGGACCAGGTATGCATGGACTGATATAACAACCGGGAAGTTTCCTGCAATTCAGTATCAGCCGGATGAAGACTTCACAATAAGCGGAAAGGTGCTCGGTGCCAAAAATCAGCCTGTGGCAAATGCAAAAGTATCTTTGATTACAGAAAAATTGGGCGGGGGTATAATGGACACCGTTACAGATTTAGGAGGCGGCTTTTCTTTCAAAATTCCTGAACAGCAAATATTTAATAAGTTTATGCTTCAGGTGGCTCAACAAAAAGAGCAGAACTCGTTTATTAAGCTCGACACTTTCCATCCTCTACCTGCTGAGCCGTTCAAAGTGCCTGCCGATAGCATTCGGGATGCGGCCCAATCTATGAACACTAACTCCGCAGCCGGGGGCAAATCCTTATTTAACAAAAGCACAAAACTCAAGGAGGTCATTATTAAGGATTATACCCATAAGAACAAATTGGAAGACTCTCATTCCGCTAATTTAAATGGGGCGGGAAATGCGGATATTGTTTTGACCAGTAAAGATTTAGAGAATTGCATCGATTTATCTTGCCTTACCTCACTGCTGCCTTTGCGGGCTAATGTGCTTTCAAATCTTGGCACGCATACTGGTAATATGCTTATTTTACTTGACGGCATGGCCGTAAGCGGAGATGGACAATATACACACTGGAAAAGATTGTAG
- a CDS encoding efflux RND transporter periplasmic adaptor subunit → MPTSESIHSQEIEEIINKPPDFVLRAGAICLVLALIIALLISGMVKNNEETVLPLKLTSTNNNGIITFQTSGNIAKLLVRDHDTVKLGQALLYVDSQYDHTAIIHLLADLHELEGSVDGDGGFFKPSIEKYKTVKMGDLKTPYLDLLYSYRISKRHINHKEISFKIVSLISEIDKWANIHIQKAPIAGTVNWVNALENGGKVVNGDTSFIVTPIHNQYYGAVWIPDHLVSKIKTGQEVSIKFEGLADADSEIMHGKVTFVSAVAQNGVHTSKITFDNLSLAWLADSKLFHAGMMATARITIKQETIFSRIYYNLKKNFQASARMP, encoded by the coding sequence ATGCCAACTTCAGAATCTATTCACAGCCAAGAGATAGAAGAAATTATAAACAAGCCCCCTGATTTTGTATTGCGTGCCGGGGCGATATGTTTGGTGTTGGCATTGATCATTGCACTTCTTATTTCGGGTATGGTTAAGAATAATGAAGAGACTGTATTGCCGCTAAAATTGACATCTACGAACAATAACGGGATTATAACATTTCAAACGTCCGGCAATATAGCCAAGCTCCTTGTCCGGGACCATGATACGGTCAAATTAGGCCAAGCACTTCTATACGTAGACAGTCAGTATGACCATACAGCCATTATACATCTTCTGGCAGATTTACATGAGTTAGAGGGTAGCGTTGACGGGGACGGAGGGTTCTTTAAACCATCTATTGAAAAGTATAAGACGGTAAAAATGGGTGATTTAAAAACGCCATATCTTGACCTGTTGTACAGTTATCGCATTTCAAAACGGCATATCAATCATAAAGAAATCTCATTTAAGATAGTCTCATTGATTTCTGAAATAGATAAATGGGCAAATATACATATACAAAAGGCCCCTATAGCAGGAACCGTAAATTGGGTGAACGCTCTGGAAAATGGAGGGAAAGTAGTTAACGGAGATACTTCGTTTATCGTCACCCCTATTCATAATCAATATTACGGTGCCGTTTGGATACCTGACCATTTAGTTAGTAAAATTAAAACTGGTCAGGAAGTATCGATAAAATTTGAAGGCCTGGCCGATGCGGATAGCGAAATCATGCACGGCAAAGTTACTTTTGTATCCGCCGTCGCTCAAAATGGTGTACATACATCTAAAATAACTTTCGATAACCTGTCTTTAGCCTGGTTAGCGGATAGCAAATTATTTCATGCCGGTATGATGGCCACTGCCCGGATTACTATTAAACAGGAAACAATATTCAGTCGCATTTATTATAATTTAAAGAAGAACTTTCAAGCATCAGCTAGGATGCCGTGA
- a CDS encoding glycosyltransferase family 2 protein has protein sequence MLGLKISFCTVAMNRLHHLRQTLPVNIADNLSYGNLEFVILDYNSNDGLQDWIRETMHPQIKSGILKFFRTDEPKLFNRSHSRNMAFRLGKGDILCNIDADNFTGPGFADYINKIMQNSPDTFITPSFHIRDIIGKLAIRRADFWGYRGYNEEITGYGFEDIELYKRLTKYAKNQHQFSDKQFTRAIYHSNEERVSNEFISVNSAHIFVRYINPDSSELYFLYKDGSFEFATFIDKQHLPVIMLERAQLDNMVALERPFQSGFWKYGDQFIQLFKPGTKGSKLKFSNNRKYIYNNRLGIKLYEITSTELKNEMILLKTEVENRLGLSALLSKPLHEINSGGFGLGSVIRNFQFPVKLEKCL, from the coding sequence ATGCTCGGACTCAAAATCTCATTTTGCACAGTCGCCATGAACAGGCTTCATCACCTCAGGCAAACGTTGCCGGTAAATATAGCCGATAACCTTTCCTATGGCAATTTGGAATTCGTCATTCTTGATTACAATTCAAATGACGGGTTGCAGGACTGGATAAGAGAAACAATGCACCCTCAAATAAAGTCAGGTATTTTGAAATTTTTCAGAACTGACGAACCCAAACTTTTTAACAGAAGCCATTCGCGTAACATGGCCTTCAGGTTGGGCAAAGGTGACATACTGTGCAATATAGATGCCGATAACTTCACTGGGCCAGGCTTCGCTGACTACATTAATAAAATTATGCAAAACTCGCCCGATACATTTATTACGCCAAGCTTCCACATCCGAGACATCATAGGTAAGCTCGCGATACGGCGGGCTGATTTTTGGGGATACAGAGGTTATAACGAAGAAATAACCGGCTACGGTTTCGAGGATATCGAGTTATATAAAAGATTAACCAAATACGCCAAAAACCAGCACCAGTTTTCTGATAAACAGTTTACCAGGGCAATTTACCACTCGAATGAAGAACGGGTTTCGAACGAGTTTATAAGCGTAAATAGTGCTCACATTTTTGTCAGATATATAAATCCTGATTCATCTGAACTGTACTTTTTATATAAAGATGGCAGCTTTGAGTTCGCTACTTTTATCGACAAGCAACATTTACCTGTAATTATGTTAGAACGGGCCCAATTAGATAATATGGTTGCATTAGAACGACCTTTTCAATCTGGTTTCTGGAAATATGGCGATCAGTTTATTCAACTTTTTAAACCCGGCACTAAAGGCAGCAAGCTGAAATTCTCAAACAATAGAAAATACATTTATAATAATAGACTGGGCATCAAATTATACGAGATTACATCAACCGAGTTAAAAAATGAAATGATCCTGTTAAAGACCGAGGTTGAAAACCGACTTGGCTTATCCGCGCTGTTGAGCAAACCGTTACACGAAATTAACAGCGGAGGGTTCGGTCTCGGATCGGTTATCAGAAATTTTCAATTTCCTGTTAAACTTGAGAAATGTTTATGA
- a CDS encoding glycosyltransferase family 92 protein, translating to MIKPSHNNQICIVAIAKDEHQFLDEWLIYHRLIGFEKFLVYDNSRGYELKRFSAAHRNYLTVIPWHSNASMTETVNNQIKAYRHALDNFVGEFEWVLFLDIDEFMVLRKHCNIHQFLEDFGHASAITLNWHVFGHNGFYDDPYRLVTISLTKRMRAASPMGKTISKVSQIKSITSPHYCNLQSGERMDANNLVYQDDLYPSKTSIAHINHYSSRSFNRWMSRAARGDVNFNTIKCPDSERWRLTESDLLKEFVTRIAKDHNEIEDEFLVRFKYQILAGINSVKGDPTVFPGLLETDLISRITDQLDQIAELLTKEAHLPGEDDLDHWKSIATFLFHYGRYSANKLLEVHANKITEKASTLISSKSSSIYDRHITEYGVFIECLVQNSFIDADTNEVLQDIDIWVEYLLTINKPDNQIAVLEICKYLVYRIVNRINDPYHPREKLNREILSKAITGINIDQTGFNELKLLIEMIQRSIFYGKSYLTVSDKLEEAFNRWMDLTSKFDGDYEILCGLLEGGLSMIEAGYLTEEPLGRQIASDIQNIIDGIIISCDKDQVDINVNLQLWRYYYCKVKHSCGDANLYLTAIAALEKLLNKLGQLPVTGVSDVESNSAINMTISGIIARAGLGLLSAVSHQVMLV from the coding sequence ATGATTAAACCAAGTCACAATAACCAAATTTGTATCGTTGCGATAGCAAAAGATGAGCATCAATTTTTGGATGAATGGCTGATATATCATCGTTTGATAGGATTTGAGAAGTTTTTGGTTTATGATAACAGTCGCGGTTATGAATTGAAGCGGTTTTCAGCAGCTCATCGGAATTATCTGACTGTGATTCCATGGCATAGCAACGCAAGTATGACGGAGACTGTAAATAATCAGATCAAAGCGTACCGGCATGCATTAGATAATTTTGTTGGGGAATTTGAATGGGTGTTGTTTCTGGACATAGATGAATTCATGGTATTAAGAAAGCACTGCAACATCCATCAGTTCCTGGAAGACTTTGGGCACGCGTCCGCAATTACACTTAACTGGCACGTATTTGGCCACAATGGCTTTTATGATGATCCGTATCGTTTGGTTACAATATCACTCACGAAAAGAATGCGGGCAGCTTCGCCTATGGGAAAGACGATTTCAAAAGTATCTCAGATAAAAAGCATTACCTCTCCGCATTATTGTAATCTGCAGTCCGGCGAGAGAATGGATGCAAATAATTTAGTTTATCAGGACGACTTATATCCCTCAAAAACAAGTATCGCGCATATCAATCACTATTCGAGCCGTTCCTTCAACAGATGGATGAGCAGGGCGGCCCGCGGCGACGTCAATTTTAACACAATCAAATGTCCTGACTCTGAAAGATGGAGGCTTACGGAATCGGACTTACTAAAGGAATTTGTCACCAGAATCGCTAAAGATCATAACGAAATCGAGGATGAATTCCTTGTCCGGTTTAAATACCAGATTCTGGCCGGGATAAATTCGGTAAAGGGTGACCCGACAGTGTTTCCTGGGTTATTAGAAACTGATCTGATAAGCAGGATTACAGATCAGCTTGATCAGATTGCGGAACTATTAACGAAAGAGGCCCATCTCCCCGGTGAAGATGACCTGGATCATTGGAAAAGCATAGCAACTTTCTTATTTCACTATGGCAGATATAGCGCAAATAAGTTACTTGAAGTTCACGCCAATAAAATTACAGAGAAAGCAAGTACTTTGATAAGCAGTAAATCCTCATCTATTTACGACAGACATATTACGGAATACGGGGTATTCATAGAATGCCTGGTACAAAACAGTTTTATTGATGCCGATACTAATGAGGTGTTACAGGATATTGATATCTGGGTTGAATATCTTTTGACAATTAATAAACCTGATAATCAAATAGCTGTATTAGAGATATGCAAATATCTCGTTTATCGGATCGTAAATAGAATTAACGATCCGTATCACCCAAGAGAAAAGTTAAACAGGGAAATTCTTTCAAAAGCAATTACAGGGATCAATATTGACCAGACCGGTTTTAACGAATTGAAATTATTAATTGAAATGATACAACGGTCGATATTTTACGGAAAAAGTTATTTGACTGTTAGCGATAAACTCGAAGAGGCCTTTAACAGGTGGATGGATCTGACAAGTAAGTTTGATGGCGATTATGAAATTCTTTGCGGATTGCTCGAAGGGGGGCTCTCGATGATAGAGGCAGGCTATTTAACAGAAGAGCCTTTGGGGCGACAGATAGCATCAGATATTCAAAATATAATCGATGGTATAATTATTAGCTGTGACAAAGATCAAGTCGATATTAATGTCAACCTGCAATTATGGCGCTATTATTATTGCAAAGTTAAACATAGCTGCGGCGATGCTAACCTTTATCTTACAGCGATCGCAGCACTTGAAAAATTACTAAATAAATTGGGACAGCTACCCGTCACAGGCGTCAGTGATGTTGAATCAAACAGCGCGATAAATATGACTATTTCGGGAATAATTGCCAGGGCAGGGCTGGGTTTATTATCGGCTGTGAGTCATCAGGTTATGCTCGTTTAA
- a CDS encoding peptidase domain-containing ABC transporter yields MINLRQRFPFHKQQDTMDCGATCLRIIAEYYGRFYPIQKLRDLSHSRKSGATLFDISEAAEQIGFQTLAARLSVEQLKDVQLPCILHWNQYHYVVLYKIKKSRYYIADPGKRRLRLPETEFKESWFGSKDKEDGIALILSPTPHFYMASNELAVSNSWSRVFHYFYAYKKLFIQLFIAMAAGSFISLIAPLLTQSIVDIGINTHDLHFIYIILIAQVMLFIGATSIDFIQSWILLHISTRINISILTDFLIKILKLPLGFFETKTTGDITQRMSDQQKIESFLTNTSLSTLFSIFNLIVFIILLAYYNLMVFLVSIVSYLVYVVWIVNFLNRRRELNHKQFEVSSKNQNSIIELMNGIVEIKLNNCEKQKRWGWERIQAGVFRIRVKTLALTQYQQAGSKFISQARNIIITFLTVRAVVFGNMTLGGMMAVQYIVGQVNGPIEQLLGFIQAYQDAKISLERLNEIHDMADEEQVTDQIIYDLPKNKDIHLNDVTFSYPGHGNHPVLENIQLTIPEGKITAIVGMSGSGKTTLLKLLLRVFEPEKGEINIGDTPLRRIANRQWRSQCGAVLQDGYLFADSILNNISISDEVPDLERVQRSISVANLQAFIDEQPFGINTQIGRAGNGLSTGQRQRLLIARAVYKNPQYLFFDEATNSLDSNNERIIMNNLQEFFAGRTVVIVAHRLSTVTNADNIILIHKGKIIEEGTHKSLVDYKGDYYNLVRNQLELGS; encoded by the coding sequence ATGATTAATCTGCGGCAAAGATTTCCTTTCCACAAGCAACAGGACACGATGGACTGTGGCGCAACATGTTTGCGTATTATTGCCGAATACTATGGCCGGTTTTATCCGATACAAAAACTACGGGACCTTAGCCACAGCCGGAAATCCGGGGCTACACTATTTGATATCAGTGAGGCTGCAGAACAGATCGGATTCCAGACTTTAGCCGCCAGGCTATCTGTCGAACAGTTAAAAGACGTACAACTGCCCTGTATTTTGCATTGGAACCAATATCATTACGTTGTATTATACAAGATCAAAAAATCCAGATATTACATCGCTGATCCGGGGAAGAGACGCCTCCGTTTGCCTGAGACAGAATTTAAAGAGAGCTGGTTTGGCAGCAAAGACAAGGAAGACGGCATAGCGCTTATATTGTCTCCGACGCCCCATTTTTATATGGCTTCAAATGAACTTGCAGTATCCAACAGTTGGTCTAGGGTGTTTCATTATTTCTATGCCTACAAAAAACTGTTCATTCAATTATTCATTGCAATGGCGGCGGGAAGTTTTATTTCGTTGATTGCACCGCTGCTTACGCAATCGATAGTTGATATTGGTATTAATACGCATGACTTGCACTTTATATATATTATACTGATTGCGCAAGTAATGTTATTTATCGGAGCAACCAGCATAGATTTTATACAGTCGTGGATCTTACTGCATATCAGTACCCGCATCAATATATCTATACTGACTGACTTTCTGATTAAGATCCTTAAGCTACCACTTGGATTCTTTGAAACAAAAACTACAGGGGATATTACTCAGCGAATGTCCGATCAACAAAAGATTGAAAGTTTTCTTACGAATACAAGCCTGTCCACGCTCTTTTCCATCTTTAATCTTATCGTTTTCATCATCCTGCTGGCCTATTATAACCTGATGGTTTTCCTGGTATCTATTGTCAGTTATTTAGTGTATGTAGTTTGGATTGTAAATTTTTTAAATCGTCGTCGTGAACTAAATCATAAGCAATTTGAAGTTTCATCAAAAAACCAAAATTCAATTATAGAATTGATGAATGGGATTGTGGAAATTAAACTAAACAATTGCGAAAAGCAGAAGCGATGGGGCTGGGAGCGTATACAAGCTGGTGTATTCAGGATCAGGGTTAAGACGTTAGCATTGACGCAATATCAGCAGGCTGGTTCAAAATTCATCAGTCAGGCAAGAAATATAATCATAACATTTTTAACGGTTCGTGCGGTAGTTTTTGGGAACATGACATTAGGTGGAATGATGGCAGTACAGTATATTGTTGGACAAGTTAACGGCCCAATTGAACAATTACTTGGCTTCATTCAAGCTTACCAGGATGCGAAGATCAGCCTTGAACGCTTGAATGAAATTCACGATATGGCAGACGAAGAGCAGGTAACTGACCAGATCATTTATGACCTTCCCAAAAACAAAGACATTCACCTTAATGATGTGACTTTTAGCTATCCGGGACATGGTAACCACCCAGTATTGGAGAATATACAGCTAACTATACCTGAAGGAAAAATCACGGCGATTGTTGGTATGAGTGGAAGCGGAAAAACAACATTATTAAAACTACTTCTCAGGGTATTTGAGCCGGAAAAGGGTGAAATAAATATTGGCGACACGCCATTACGTAGAATCGCTAACCGGCAATGGAGGAGCCAATGCGGCGCTGTACTTCAGGACGGGTATTTGTTTGCCGATAGTATTTTGAACAACATTTCGATCAGTGATGAGGTACCTGATCTGGAAAGGGTTCAGCGTTCAATCAGCGTAGCAAATTTGCAGGCCTTTATAGATGAGCAGCCATTTGGGATCAATACGCAAATTGGCAGGGCCGGTAATGGTTTAAGTACCGGTCAAAGACAACGTTTGCTTATTGCGAGGGCCGTTTATAAAAATCCCCAATATTTGTTCTTCGATGAGGCGACCAACTCCCTTGATTCTAATAACGAACGTATTATTATGAATAATTTACAGGAATTTTTTGCCGGCCGAACGGTGGTTATAGTTGCTCACAGGCTAAGCACAGTAACCAATGCAGACAATATTATTTTAATTCATAAGGGCAAAATCATAGAAGAAGGGACACATAAAAGTCTTGTCGATTATAAAGGCGACTATTACAACCTGGTCAGAAATCAGCTGGAACTCGGATCATAA
- a CDS encoding vitamin K epoxide reductase family protein codes for MDSNITSVLSRLFRIAEIPVTTKSVFEEVTKHPYYPSVLTISDALDKWKVPNGAYELSFEELSEVPCPFIAHLTENGGGFALVTAVSSDAVTVYNEKWRNIEMSAGRFKNIYSGTILLAQSDLASGEADFPQKLFAQKLDNLRIPLIVLTIAFILLNALHTHLIAGSIAYTTLALIIFKTTGLMLSVLLLIQSIDANNAFVRRICGKSKKTDCNGILSSKAAKIAPFLNWSEAVFFYFSGTWILLLFNPPSASLQFFLAIINVLALPYTFYSIYYQIRVAKKWCLLCCGVQAILWLEFGCTAFYLFHPVNLITSLSFTNILLAFLFPIAAWAFIKPFLIKAQDLNQVLLQLNRFKYNPDLFWNLLKEQSKYGLPPDQHTLIFGNSEAEHVITIVSDPYCKPCAAAHEILDHWLTETNSFKLQVIFSTNAHPDDYRTKLAGHLMQVSIEYNVETAQKALSDWYSHQYDYKSWSAIYPVQDIPINPLVEQKNWAKLASIEVTPTIFIDGHRLPNTYRIEDLKYFIQ; via the coding sequence ATGGACTCGAACATTACAAGCGTGCTCAGCCGTTTATTTCGTATTGCCGAAATTCCGGTAACAACCAAAAGTGTATTTGAAGAAGTTACTAAACATCCCTATTATCCAAGCGTCCTCACCATTAGTGATGCGTTAGATAAATGGAAAGTCCCCAATGGAGCCTACGAACTAAGTTTCGAAGAACTTTCGGAAGTGCCTTGCCCTTTCATCGCGCATTTAACAGAAAACGGCGGTGGGTTTGCACTTGTTACAGCCGTAAGCAGCGATGCTGTAACGGTATATAACGAGAAATGGCGGAATATTGAAATGAGCGCCGGGCGTTTCAAAAACATATACTCAGGAACAATTTTATTGGCCCAATCAGATTTAGCGTCGGGAGAAGCAGATTTTCCCCAAAAGCTGTTTGCCCAGAAGCTGGATAACCTGCGTATTCCTTTGATCGTATTGACAATTGCATTCATACTACTGAATGCCCTGCATACACATTTAATTGCCGGAAGCATCGCTTATACAACGCTTGCACTAATTATATTCAAAACAACCGGCCTGATGCTCTCTGTTTTACTGCTTATACAAAGCATTGATGCCAATAATGCTTTTGTGCGGCGCATTTGCGGTAAAAGCAAAAAAACTGACTGCAATGGTATTTTATCTTCTAAAGCAGCCAAAATAGCCCCATTTCTGAATTGGTCAGAAGCCGTTTTTTTTTATTTTTCAGGCACCTGGATCTTATTACTTTTTAATCCGCCCTCAGCTTCGCTACAGTTCTTTCTGGCAATAATCAATGTACTTGCCTTACCCTATACATTTTATTCTATTTATTACCAGATCAGGGTTGCTAAAAAATGGTGTTTGTTGTGTTGCGGTGTGCAGGCCATTTTATGGTTAGAATTTGGCTGCACGGCTTTTTATTTATTTCATCCGGTCAACCTTATTACATCGCTCTCATTCACTAACATTTTGCTTGCTTTTCTCTTTCCCATAGCTGCATGGGCATTTATCAAGCCGTTTCTTATTAAAGCCCAAGACTTAAACCAGGTACTTTTACAACTGAATCGCTTCAAATATAATCCGGACCTTTTTTGGAACCTGCTGAAAGAACAATCCAAATACGGATTGCCTCCTGATCAGCACACCCTGATTTTTGGAAATTCAGAAGCAGAGCATGTCATCACAATAGTTTCAGACCCTTACTGTAAACCTTGTGCAGCTGCGCATGAAATATTGGATCACTGGTTAACGGAGACCAATAGCTTCAAATTGCAGGTTATTTTTTCGACCAATGCCCATCCCGATGATTACAGGACTAAACTGGCCGGGCATTTAATGCAGGTTAGTATCGAGTATAATGTAGAAACCGCTCAAAAAGCGCTTAGTGATTGGTATAGTCACCAATATGATTATAAGTCATGGTCTGCAATTTATCCAGTTCAGGATATTCCTATTAACCCTCTTGTGGAACAAAAAAACTGGGCAAAACTGGCAAGCATCGAAGTTACCCCGACCATTTTTATCGATGGCCATCGCCTTCCCAACACCTATCGGATTGAGGATTTAAAATACTTTATTCAATAA